Within Ipomoea triloba cultivar NCNSP0323 chromosome 9, ASM357664v1, the genomic segment ATCTCTTGTAGCTGGTATTACTTCccattttattaattgttcttaATTCTACACCCCCATTAGGCTCTGCATTCCTTGTTACTTTAATCATTCTCTCTTTACTCAGACattaatctattttttaaaGATTGGTTCTGtatcaatagttttttttttctcttcaacTAACCCCCAGTCTTTTAGCTTTGTGGGCATCGTTGCAAACTTGCGGGAAATATGGCGGTTAATAGGGGCACGTGTGTGATTGTGGTTTTGTTGGGTATCCTAGCACACAGGTTTGCATCTGTCTTATGTCCAAAGGAGTATTATAAATGGGGGACCATGTCCCTTCCAAGCATCAACACATGCGTGTTCAGTTATCTTTTTCACCTAATCAGTCGTTGGTCATGGGCTAGTAGCGCCCAACTAACTTTCAAGTCAATCAACATGTCACTTGTTAGGTTTATATGTTGGGTCGTCTTTTGGTTATGATTTGATTCCTTATTGTGTTTATTCAATTTGTAGCccatttacaatattttaatagCTTGGCCAATTATTAACATATTGTCATATTCCTTTTATTGATCTTATATTAATCTAATTTTATAGTGAACGCGGTCATTAAAAATCATTAGTACTGAATATTTGTTAAAGGATTATCTTATAAagttgtaaataatttttaaaattttaaatgctttctttctttttattgttgGTTTGTGATATATTTAGTCATGATATTAAGAAATCAACACTCGGATGTGCTTAATGCCACAAGAAGTTGTGTATGAACGAGGGAAAGACAACAAAGAATAGTGATTAATTAGAAACcaattgtaacagagtcagtagtactcaaaaaaattagaAACCAATTGATTGTTTATTACTTTCTCATAATTTTCTACTAAATatctattaatatttttttataacaaaaacaaaCTGATCATCTCTCCCTAATTTTCTACTAAATatctattaatattttttttttttaataaaaaacaaagtgATCATCTCTCCGTAACATTGGAGAGTTGATGTTGATTCCATTTCATTTATATACAGAAAGAAATGTACATATATTATCATTAGCATATGTTATGATGAGTTGACCTAGGCCACTATGTTCTAAGATTTGATTGCTCATTGGCATCCTTAGCTTGTCCCATGTTGGTTGGTTTATGATTCTAGGGAGCGGTTGTGTATGTCCATTTCACCAGATTCATACACTATTAACTTATTGGTCGAGTTTGTGCTACTGAACTAGATATCCTCGTCCCTCGAGTCCTTAACAAACTTATCAAATATGGTTGAAATGAACGACATTCAAACTTTAATTGTCGAACTCTTTTAGTCCGAATCATCCATCATACATGATTTTTTCAATGGTATTACACGATACACATGACATCTCTTTGtggattaaaacaaaaatttcttTTCAGAAATCATCCATCATTCATCCCCAAGGTTGGCTACTGGCAATacgttttccatttcttttcagAAATCCGAAAGTCAGAAGGAGTAGAAGAAGATATAAGGTTTTAAGACTGTTAGAGAAAATTCTCTCTGACAAtcggaaatacaagaaattggaaaacgaaagcaaaacaaattacaaggaaaaataatccacgtaggattaaacAATTACTTGCGATGAAGATACCACGCTCGGTTGAGTGGCCTTGGAAGAAGACGGGTGAACTGTATGGACTTCgaggtggttggaagcacgagtcgtgttgtcactattcttaaaaccttatttgccgcttcccgaggtgctggaacgttgcggcctaggcttctcaggataaaacgtgctacgatccgccgtttgtGCACTCAAACTTGGACCCGGCGAACTAAACCGTGGAAagaacgcagatggcttgaaggaaatatgagcagggttttgagggagaaaacagTGTATTCGTGTGTTCTTGGTGTATGTCTTTATGTCTTTTTCAAACCTGCTACCCACAACGAATATGTAGTGAAGGAAGGTGTATGTCTTTATGTCTTTTTCAAACCTGCTACTCACAACGAATATGTAGTGAAAGAAgggatcattgcattaaatctgACATTTAATTCCCATTTGTAACCACTAGCAACATTTAATTCCCATTTGTAACCACTAGCAacctatttacacccactattaatcaagaaataaactctgaaataaagattggaattaatcacATTAACTCCAGTAGGTGAACGGTCGCTgttcgagacatcgttcatatctgcgtaccttcgagacatagATCGTGCCGCGAgagcacttctcgacgtctcgcggcacgagCAGTATCCCCCTCGTACGCGACTTGGTTCGAGACATTGAACTACCTCTCTAGAGCATTCGTATGAGAAGTTGTGTGTGAAAGAGGGAAAGACAACAAAGAATAGTGATTAATTAGAAACcaattgtaacagagtcagtagtactcaaaaaaaattagaaaccaATTGATTGTTTATTACTTTCTCATAATTTTCTACTAAATatctattaatattatatatttttttataaaaaacaaaGTGATCATCTCTCCGTAACATTGGAGAGTTGATGTTGATTCCATTTCATTTATATACAGAAAGAAATGTACATATATTATCATTAGCATATGTTATGATGAGTTGACCTAGGCCACTATGTTCTAAGATTTGATTGCTCATTGGCATCCTTATCTCATGTTGGTTGGTTTATGATTCTAGGGAGCGGTTGTGTATGTCCATTTCACCAGATTCATACACTATTAACTTATTGGTCGAGTTTGTGCTAGTGAACTAGATATCCTCGTCCCTTGAGTCCTTAACAAACTTATCAAATATGGTTGAAATGAACGACATTCAAACTTTAATTGTCGAACTCTTTTAGTCCGAATCATCCATCATACATGATTTTTTCAATGGTATTACACGATACACATGACATCTCTTTGtggattaaaacaaaaattggtGTAAGACAATTTCATGAGTCTTAACCCGTAAGAAGAAtcatctttgattaatgagataAAAAACCTGACCCAATTGATCAAAGAATCGACTCGTCTCACAAATTGAAACTGGTAAGAGGGTTCCACAGAATTGCTACCCATGGACCAATTACCGTTTATGTTCTTCTTTTGAACCAAGCGGGAGAGAATCTAGCACAAGCGAGGTTCACGGCTGCACCCAAAACGGACTGAGGAAGACGTGTAGTTTAGACCCAACGAGGCGTAGACTTTCAGATTACCAGTTCAATCTGGCAATTTCTACTTTATGGTCCTTAAACTTGACTTTCACACCTAACAGTGACTATACAGAATCACTGAAAACTAATGGCAATTACAAGAAAGATTGGTTCCGCAGATCGGAGCTGTTCTGTTCCCCAACAAGATACATTTGATACAGGTTTCCAGGTATTGTGTTCTGTAAACAATTATTTATCTCTTTTGACTTTAtattttaatcattattttttctttttcctgtaAATTTTGCTCTTTTCTTTTGCTGAATGCTGAAATTGAACCTTTCATAGTTTCAGATTCTAATTTCTTTTTGCTGTGACTTAAATTTAGGACAACTGGAATGTTTATCTAGCCATAAAATTCTTCTAGCTTTCTGTAAATACAATGAAATTTCTTCTTTGCAATTGCAAGAGGAGACCATCCTTCTTGAACGTTGACCTGAAATTTATGTCAGTTGTGAATCTTTTAACTTTTGTCATGTGTTATAAAATGGTCTGATCAGTCCTTTGTATTCATGGCTTTAACATGGTTATTATCTGCCAAAGTTCTGCTAGGTTAGAAATCAGGTTTCCATGTGTTAAAGGGACTTTCATATACAATGTTTAGTCCAAATTTTCACGTGTTAAATGGGTAACTGTTGATGTATTATGGGCATTTTTAATTTGCAGGATGCTATGATTGGGTAATCAGAATCTTTAAGGCTTATAAGGTGATGAGCTGATTTTGATTGTGAGGTGAATTTTGGAGTTGACCTAGAGGAAAGATGGCTACTTATTTTTCCAGTTCCAACAATCAGAAAGATGCCTCGACTTTTCTGTATTCAAGGGAATCTTTGCCTGGGTCTTATTCAGAAGCACCAGCTGTTCCTGGGAATATTATGATGTTTATGAACTATTCGTCTTCGTCTGGTTTATGTTCTGAGACCGTTGCTGAGAGCTCTCAGGAGCAAAGTCGCGGCTGCACTGAAGCCTATTGGATCCTCGGTCTCCAACCCATCACAACAGGGAATTTCGAACACGAGAGGGTTGCAGATTGGAGCACATGATTTGAGTATGTGGAAAGATAATAGGAATGAGATGCTAATGATGCACCACCCCATGGGAGGTGCTCTAGATGTTCTTCAAACTGCACATAGCATGCAGGGTCAAGGATTATCCCTTAGTCTTGGCACGCAAATGCCAGCGGGAATTCAAGTTGCATCTAGTCAGTGTCAGAATCCTTCTCAAGGCTTCACGTCATTCTTGAGTCCTCCATCCATTCCGGGTGAAGGCAATGGCGGGAATAGATCTTTTGGGGATATTGATGATTCCCACGCAAAACAATCAAGGGCCATGGAGTATCTGCTTCCTGGCTTTCCGAGCAGCTATGAGTCGATGAAAATGGATTGTTCTCCTTATGGGATGCCAAGTATTGGGAGGGCTTTCCCAGACTCTAAGTTCTTGAAAGCTGCTCAACAATTACTCGATGAAGTAGTTAATGTCAAGAAAGCTGTAAAGGAGCGCGGTTCTACTAAAGTGGAGGCAAATGGTACCAATGAAGTAGATGCTGATTCAAATTGTAAATCCTCAGATCCTCCTGTGACTGGATCATCTTCGAACCCTCAAGAACCAAATGAGCTCTCGGCAAATGACAAGCAGGAACTGCAAAACAAACTGGCAAAGCTTTTCTCTATGCAGGATGAGGTAAATAAACTTACATTTCAATTCATAATTCTTTCCATGTTATACCAAACCGCTTGTTGGGGAAtgttattgaaaatataatatgtggaaTCCAAAAACTTTTATCTTCTGCTCTACCTGATTATGATGAATCCAAGCTTGAGTACTTCTCAAGGCTTCTGACACAGTTAATTGCCACAGATTGATAGAAGGTACAGACAGTATTACCATCAGATGCATATGGTGGTGTCTTCATTTGACGTTGTAGCTGGTGAAGGGGCATCTAAACCTTACACAGCTCTTGCACTTTTGACAATCTCCCGTCATTTCCGCTGTTTACGTGATGCAATAAGTGGCCAGATTCGAGTACTACAAAAGAACCTTGGCGACCAAGATGTAGCAGATAATAATAAAGGGGTTGGAATATCTCGCCTTTGTTACGTGGATCAGCAGCTCAGACAACAGAGAGCGCTTCAGCAACTTGGTATGATGCAACCACACGCTTGGAGACCACAAAGGGGGCTACCCGAGAGCTCCGTTTCAATCCTGCGTGCTTGGTTGTTTGAGCACTTTCTTCATCCGTGAGTCCAAAAATGTTATTTAGTACTTCATAGCTTTTTCCTTACCATTCTTATTTTGTTAGACATGTTCGTGCTAATCTAAAATGGTTCTTCTTTTTCAGCTACCCAAAAGATTCTGATAAAGCGATGCTAGCTAGGCAAACTGGCCTAACAAGAGGCCAGGTATgcatatttcattatttaagtATTAGCATATCCAGGCAAACTGTGCCAATCTTAAATTTTCCTTGAAAAAAAGATGCTAATTGCATGCATTCATGTACCATAATGATTGACGTCTTGAGTACTTGCTATGCTTTTCCGGTTTTCTTGATGTCATAATGTTTCCATAAGCTCAGGTCTCAAACTGGTTCATCAATGCCCGAGTGCAACTATGGAAGCCCATGGTTGAAGAAATATACAAAGAAGAGTTTGCTGATGCTGAATTCGAATCTAATTCTTCATCTGAAATTGCACCAAAAGCAACAGAAAGTGATACTAAGGCCTTTGATGAACAGGAAAAAGGTTTCCAACCACCAGCAACTTCTCCCGAGGATGAGCCATGCATCAGTGGAAAATTGTTTCAGCCAAAGTCCAATCATGCTCCTAATATAGAAATGGTGGAATCAAATATTGGCATCACTTTCCGAGATGGAGACCACGTGGAAACTGATAGTCAGTACGAGATGGGGGATCGAGGAGGGGTTGCAATTGCAAAGCCCACCACTGGTGACAGCAGTCTTCTTCCAGATACAGTTCTGCAGTCAAGTGGAGCCCACAATAGATTCATGTATCCCGCATCTGCTTACCACATGCCAGAGCTCGAAAGGTttggaaatggaaatggaaatggagTTTCACTAACGTTGGGATTGCAACAGTGCGAGGGCAGCCACAATTTTCTCTCAACAAGGGAAGACGACGTGTACATTCCTTCAGCTTCTTCTGTGGAGCCCGAGCCAGCTGATTTCAACTACATAGATCCCGAGAACAGGCAGCATCAGTTTGGCTCGTCCCATCTCTTCCACGATTTTGTAGCATAACAACTGCTGTTGCTGCACTTACTATCTCTTTGAGTTTTGAAACCATTATCGGATAAAGAACGAGGGCCACCTGCCCACCTTCATATGGTGAGTCAAGTTTGAAATCTGTGGAGCACATTGTACTATAGCAAAGATTGATctgtaaattgttttttttttttttttaaatctttttattgATACACTTGAGAACACTTGTAAGACTGTTTTGGTATATTTCAATGAGCTAAACATTGATGGTTCCATCTCTTGGATGGCAATCCTTGCTTCTTGGTGATGGAGATAACCTTAAACATGGTTACTTTGGTTCTGGGTGAATTGTATCATCTCCTTTATCTGTATTTTATATAGCATGAGACAGAAAGAATCGCATTGAAAGGACAAAATCTCCTTTGAAATCCTTATCAGCATTTTTTTCCTGTAAATAAAGTGTCACTTGCACCAGTAGTATCCAATTTGACAACTGACATTTGGAggaatttgaatataatatgtTTTATGATAGAAAGTGAAAGTTGTCTAGGAATTCATTCACATCATGATAAAATTTTGTAGTATTAgtttatcaaccaattttgacttatttgatcattattagctgtttgacttggttaaatatattaaatataagtgtgattaattaattttgtataacaacttattgttcttgatagggaatataccacTGATTGTACCTTCCCCATACATCCGTGTACCCGTTTGTGTAGTCGGGTCGGGGTCAAACAATTCGGGTCAAGGTCAAAATCAGTAGGTCAACATCTAGGCCTATAAAAAGGGCACTGGACCCTTTGGTTAGGGGATTTTTCCCTTCTCCTCCTCTCTCTAGAAACATCCTAGCCAAGCTCTACCTTCTCTCTAAGTTATTAATCAAGAATAATCAATAAAGGAGATTGATTGGGAGCCAATTGTTGATCCATATTACACTTTACTGATATTGCTATACGTATGGATGAGATGAAAGGTATTTGTACTATCAgttccaaaatgttaaaattcaaaaaactactTTTTTAGAAAGTCATTTTTGCATGTAACAAGTTATTTcagctaacaattaatttaccaaacatctttctacaatcatctaatgctatcaactaatcaaacctCAAACCTGTTAACCCAATCAGTTAGCAACTATTTACCAAGCACCCCCAATATATATCTTATTAGATCCATcttcaaaatttctttttagGTGGAACTACACGTGTTCTGTTATTCGTATTTATAGGAGGATTACACATTTACTGAAGATTTCAACATTATAGAGTTTAGGCTCGGATTCTTGTTATATGATGGCTGTAATAAGTCTAGATTCTTATAAGTTCCGTGTTTCTcgattttttttcttgtatgaaaagaaacattttttttaaagaaagattGTATTATACATTTATGCTAATACGTTGTATCATGTTTTTGTTTATctagttttcttttttcatttaaataaataatttatttggttACTAAACACACCATATTATAAAACTTTGACTCTTAAGTAAATGCGCGGTcagacaaaaaaattatatacatatattaatacaaTATTATTCTTCTACAATATGCATAATTAGAGGATGGAGTTTGGTAAATTTCAAGTTTCACTTTTTACGAGAGCAGTCTACTAACGGATCAGGATTATGAGATAGATTTCATCTAAAACATATTTTCATGTAATCGATGTGGgcttattttgtaaattaaagaaGATGTATGGGTAAAGATTGGAGTTTGATTGAGTTGAGAGGTAATTTCGTAATGATTAATCCAAtgttacttcttcttcttcttcttcttcttctttttttttttttttttttttttttttttttgcaaaaatacaATGTTACTTGGTACTTGGCATATTTACGTTATGGTATTTTTTGGAGtgtaaaaaaacttaaaatcaaGAAAACACAGCAATGTTTGACCTTTTAGCAGTATCGGCAAGTCGCAGCGCAGCCTGCGAAGAAGTTTATAAGGCATGCCGCATCGGAGTACAGGACAAGAACATTTTGAGCAGTGATTACGCCTTCGTGTATCGACACAGATTTTTCTCTTTTAGAGTACTTTCCTCGAACTCGAACTCGAACTCGACCTCTCCGGCGAAATCCCGTCTAGATTCTCCTTTTTGTCTGTCTATGTAGTACACAACGTGGTGCTATTCGTACGGCGTCACACTCTACCCCTCAGTATCTCTCTTGTATCTCCTCTCATGGCTTCCGAGGAACAGATGTCCGCAATCAAGGTATGTGGTTTTGAGACGCTGTGTGAGGTCTGCAAAATTGGTTCTTTGATGCAATAAGTTTATGAATTTCTCGCTTGATTTATTGCTACTGATGGCGCTATTTGACTGTTTTTAGGCCGCAAAAGTGCTCATGGTTGGTGCCGGTGGCATTGGCTGTGAGCTTCTAAAAACCCTTGCTCTCTCTGGCTTTCAGAACATTCACATCGTGAGTTCAATTTGTGCCCTACTTTTGGAGTATTCTCAACTTTCAAAACATgaattttagggtttatgaCCAACTTTTTGGGTTTATTGGTTTGGATTTTAATGGGTTAGAGTGGGGTATCTCTGGTGTTTGTAATGATAATACGAAGCCACTTTCTGGCTGAGTGGGCTGGAAAAACTAAGTGACATAAGCATACCTTAGTCCTTAGATGGTTTTGCTTTCTGAAATTTGCTCCTTTCATgaagttatatttatttatttatttgcaggCTAAACTCAGTTGTGATTTTTTAAGATGATTCTTTGATTAGGTCTAAGTGAATTTTATTACCCCTCAACTAAAGATTCATCCATTTATGGATGTTGAAGGGTAGTTATCTGAGAGTTGAAGTTAAATCTTAGGATTGGGAATTAGTGAAATTCTATATTTGAGGGAAAAAAACAAGAATTTATGTAAAATGATAGGACTTAGTGAGTAGTGACTGATGAGATTGGAGTAGTTTCATGAAATTATAAGGAATGGATGTAAACAATGGAGCTATGGCATCTGCAATGCTTTGTTGTTATGTGACAAATGAGAAAATTGGACTGATTGTTACTGCTGTCTTTGACACTTCAATTGGCAGGACGGGTTCCACCTATGTTTTGATATcaagtagatatatatattagaagatatatatatacactctaCAGCTTGGTTTATATAAATGATTAACAATTTGATccacttttatttaatttttggggttttaatttgttcattgtACTACTTTGCAGGTTGACATGGACACAATAGAAGTAAGCAACTTAAACAGACAGTTTTTGTTCCGGCAGTCTCATGTCGGGCAATCTAAAGCCAAAGTGAGTTTCTTCTCATATCTTAAGTTGCAATATTTTAGCATATTCAAAATTCTCCGGTTATAATGCTTTCTCAAAATCTTACCCAGGTTGCTAGGGAAGCTGTCTTAAAATTTAGGCCTGGAATAAAAATTGAACCTTACCATGCAAATGTTAAAGATCCCAACTTCGGTGTCGATTTCTTCAAGGAATTCAATGTTGTTCTAAATGGGCTTGACAATTTAGATGCTAGGCGACATGTGAACCGCCTTTGCTTGGCAGCTGGCGTTCCATTGGTTGAGAGTGGGATAACTGGATTCCTTGGACAGGTACTGTTGCCACCTTATAGATTATTCATTATTCACGGGTGTTTGGTAACTTATTTTCTTGAGATTTATACGTAACCACCATCGATCTTTCTGATTAGGGTCAGATGAAAGTTTTTGACGATGTGTAAATAGGAAAACTGATTATGATGTTATGAGCCAGTTTGGATAAACAGCTTTAACTGAGTGCTTTGACGACAAATaagctaatagtgatcaaataagtcaaaattaactgataaactaactattttatcaaataggaccttaaagttttcaaaacatACATTTCTTTCATGTTTCTGGTCGTTTTGTTTTGCAATTTGGGAGAGAACGAAGGATCCaaacctcaaaaaaaaaacaaatgtaaagTGTAATAAACACTGTACTATATGAAGGAATACAAGACTCAATCATCTATCTGACTAAACCAGTACAAGTAATGAATTAACTAACGTTAGAGACATAAAACTAACATAGTAACTAAGGATGAgatgttgttgctgctgctTCTTCACTCCTGAATTGGGTGCTAATACTAACAGGCTGCTGTGCTGGTTCTGGTTTCAAACTACTCAGTAGCTAAATGACTGAAGGGATTGTTAGAGGGGGCAATGGAAGGCGAAATCACAGCCTGCGAATTTGGCGCTGCAAACGACTTGTTTTCTTCGTTGGTTTCCCCATTGCAGATGCCTCTTGCAGCTGCAATGCATATTCAAGATTCCAAAACACATCTCCCATGGTAGGCCTATCGGCCCCGTATTCTGCCAAGCATTTCTCTGCAGCTTCTGCAAATTTCCTCATCGATTCCGGGTTTATTTGCCCCACAAGCGTGGGATCAATTGCCCACTCCACCAAGTTCATCTGATCCCTCGGTAGCTGAAGATTAATGGCTTGCCGGGCACATAATACTTCAAGAAGTACTACTCCGAATGAATAGACATTTGATTTATCAGTTAATTGTTGCTTTTTGAAGTACTCTGGATCAAGGTACTCGAAACTGCCTTTCACGGAGGTGCTCACGTGATTCTGTTCCGGCGCGGTAGATGCGTTTTTGGACAGCCCGAAATCCACCATTTTCGCAACGAACTTTTCGTCGAGCAAGATGTTGGTGCTCTTCACGTCCTGGTGGATTATCCCTACGCCGCGCCTGTATGCAGGTAATGTAGTCCCCTGGCGGCTCTGATGCAGATTTCCAGGCGTTGTTTCCATGAAAGGGAGGGTAAATTCTTGCCGTAAAGATGGTCCCGTAAGGGGCCATTGGACATGTATTCATAAACCAGACACATCTCATTGTTCTCGTCGCAGTATCCAATTAGGGATACTAAATGCCGGTGCCGGAGTTTGGATAACATATGAATTTCCGTCTGGAATTCGTGGAAGCCTTGTTTCAATTGCGGATTTCCCCGTTTCACGGCGATTTTGGTTTTCTCGTCCACTAATCTCAAATACACGCTCCCGAACCCTCCGATTCCGATGATTTTCGTTGTCTCCGAATTGTTCGTCGCCTCCTGCAATTCCAAGAACGAGAAATACCTGCCGAATTCGGTCGTTGATGAGAAGAACAAGCTCTGCCGCGATCCTAATGGAGTTCTGTTAGGGTTCGTGAAAGTTGCGTCTTTGGCGTGGACGGGAAGCAACCACGACGAGAAACTGCTCCTCCTCCGCCAGTCCTGCGGCCGCTTCCGCCACTTTACCGCCATCGCGCCTAACCCTACGAACGAACCAAACATCATCGCGAAGCCTACGGCCGCAACCGTTTGACGGTCTCCGTTCGTCCTATCCGACGCTCTTGTCCCGTCCACGCCGAATTCTCCGTCCAAACTCCCCACGGAATCATTCATCTTAAGCACTTCCACCCCATTAAGAATCGCATTTCTCGTCCCCTGAGCTTCATCATCCACGGGAGAAATTTTAATCTCCAGCGGACTGGAAACCATGGTGGAATTCACCACAATATCTTTGTAGTACGCCGTCGCCAATAGCCT encodes:
- the LOC116028676 gene encoding SUMO-activating enzyme subunit 2-like isoform X5; protein product: MASEEQMSAIKAAKVLMVGAGGIGCELLKTLALSGFQNIHIVDMDTIEVSNLNRQFLFRQSHVGQSKAKVAREAVLKFRPGIKIEPYHANVKDPNFGVDFFKEFNVVLNGLDNLDARRHVNRLCLAAGVPLVESGITGFLGQRP
- the LOC116028676 gene encoding SUMO-activating enzyme subunit 2-like isoform X6 → MASEEQMSAIKVDMDTIEVSNLNRQFLFRQSHVGQSKAKVAREAVLKFRPGIKIEPYHANVKDPNFGVDFFKEFNVVLNGLDNLDARRHVNRLCLAAGVPLVESGITGFLGQVLLPPYRLFIIHGCLVTYFLEIYT
- the LOC116028676 gene encoding SUMO-activating enzyme subunit 2-like isoform X1 gives rise to the protein MASEEQMSAIKAAKVLMVGAGGIGCELLKTLALSGFQNIHIVDMDTIEVSNLNRQFLFRQSHVGQSKAKVAREAVLKFRPGIKIEPYHANVKDPNFGVDFFKEFNVVLNGLDNLDARRHVNRLCLAAGVPLVESGITGFLGQVLLPPYRLFIIHGCLVTYFLEIYT
- the LOC116028676 gene encoding SUMO-activating enzyme subunit 2-like isoform X3 produces the protein MASEEQMSAIKAAKVLMVGAGGIGCELLKTLALSGFQNIHIVDMDTIEVSNLNRQFLFRQSHVGQSKAKVAREAVLKFRPGIKIEPYHANVKDPNFGVDFFKEFNVVLNGLDNLDARRHVNRLCLAAGVPLVESGITGFLGQILHNYGHNAT
- the LOC116028676 gene encoding SUMO-activating enzyme subunit 2-like isoform X2; protein product: MASEEQMSAIKAAKVLMVGAGGIGCELLKTLALSGFQNIHIVDMDTIEVSNLNRQFLFRQSHVGQSKAKVAREAVLKFRPGIKIEPYHANVKDPNFGVDFFKEFNVVLNGLDNLDARRHVNRLCLAAGVPLVESGITGFLGQAAVLVLVSNYSVAK